A window of Variovorax paradoxus EPS genomic DNA:
GCAGTCCGCGAACTTCTAGGTTGAACAGCGTCGGGCAACCGCCCGGCACAACCATCCAAAGGAGATAACCATGAACCGCACCTCCAGCCTGCTTGCAGCCCTCGCACTCGGCGCCGCCGGCGTCGCTTTTGCCCAAGGCAATCCCCCCACCACCGCACCCGCGAATCCCGCCACGGCCGCAGGCCAGCAAAGCCCTGCGGGCGGTCCGATGGGGACCACCGGCACCACGCCGCAGAACACGTCGCCATCGGGGTCCACATCCTCGGGCTCCATGTCATCGGGGTCGTCGTCCTCGGGCTCGACCATGTCGCAAGGAACGCAAGGATCGCAAGGCAGCATGAGCACCGAGCCGCCCATGCGCCAGGCCCGCGCCGACCGCAACTGACCACCGCATGCGCTTGCCTTCACCTCCAACGGGCATCGCGGGCCACGGGCTCGCGATGCTTCTTGCCGGCACCTTTGCCGCGGCTTGCACCACCGCCGCGGCGGCGGAGCCCGATGCGCTCAGGCTCGCGAAGGCCGCCGTTGCAGCGGCCGACAACCAGGGCCAGGCCTTCGCAGTGGTCGACAAGAAAAACGCACGCGTCTTCGTCTTCGACGGCTCGGGAAAGCTGCGCGGCGATTCGCCCGTGTTGCTGGGGCTGGCGCACGGCGACGATTCCGTGCCGGGCATCGGCGAACGCAAGATGTCCGAGATCCGGCCCGACGAGCGCACCACGCCCGCGGGCCGCTTCGCGAGCGAGCCCGGCCGCAATCTCCAGGGCGAGGACATCGTGTGGATCGACTACGACGCCGCCGTCTCCATGCACCGCGTGCGCGCGACCAACAAGGCCGAGCGCCGCCTGGAGCGGCTTGCCACGCCCACCGTGGCCGACAACCGCATTTCCTACGGCTGCATCAACGTGCCGGCCGGCTTCTACGACACCCACATCCGGCCCGTGCTCGGCGGCCGCAAGGGCGTGGTCTACGTGCTGCCGGAGACCGCGCCGATGCAGGCGCGCTTCGGCTTCATGGGAGCGGGGTAGCGGCGGCAGTGACCCTGTGCTGCGCGGGGCCGGAAGGCGTGAGCACGACCTTGCGGCATTCCTCCTCGGCCTTCTCGAAGATCTCGTAGCCGCGCGCCGCGTCCTCGAGCGCCATGTGGTGCGTGATGATGACCTCGGGCTTCAATTGCCCAGCCTGGATGTGCTCGAGCAGCTTGGGCATGTGCTGCTGCGCATGCGTCTGGCCCATCTTGAAGGTGAGGCCCTTCTCGAACGCATCGCCGAACATGAAGCCGTGGATGAAGCCCGCGTACACGCCGGGCACGCTCACCACGCCGCCGCGCCGCGTGGCCGCGATGGCCTGGCGCAGCGCCTTGCCGCTGGAGCCTTCGAGCTTCAGGTCGGTGAGTACCGTTTCGACCGCGCTGCCCTTGGCCTCGAAGCCGACCGCGTCGATCGACGCATCGACACCGCGGAAATCGGTGCGCTCGACGATCGCGCCGGCAGGGTCGTCGATGTCTCTGAAGTTGATCGGATCGACGCCGTAGGTGGCCTGCGCAAACGCGAGCCGGTACGGGTGCTCGTCGACCATGAAGATGCGCTCGGCACCCAGCAAGCGCGCCGACGCGGCGGCCATCAGGCCCACGGGGCCGGCGCCGAAGATGGCCACGCTCGAGCCCGGACCCACGTTGCCGTTCACTACCGCCTGGTAGCCGGTCGGCAGGATGTCCGAGAGAAACAGCACCTGCTCGTCGGCCAGTCCGGGCGGAATCACGAGCGGGCCGGTGTTCGCCTTGGGCACGCGCACGTATTCGGCCTGGCCGCCGGGATAGCCGCCATACAGATGCGAGTAGCCGAAGAGGCCCGCGCCCGAGCGCAGGTTCTTCTTGTTGAGGATGGCGCCGCGCCCGGGGTTGGTGGTTTCGCAGGCGGCGAAGAGGGCCTTGGCGCAGAAGAAGCACTGGCCGCAGGCAATGGTGAAGGGCACCACCACGCGGTCGCCTTTCTGCACGCGCGTCACGGCCTTGCCGGTGTCCTCCACGATGCCCATGAACTCGTGGCCGAGGATGTCGCCCGATTCCATGTCGGGAATCTTGCCGCGATAGATGTGCAGGTCGGAGCCGCAGATGGCGGTGGCGGTCACGCGCAACACGATGTCCTCGTCCTCCTGGAGGATGGGGTCGGGCACCGTCTCCACGCGGACGTTTTTCGACGATTGGTAGGTGAGGGCTTTCATGCGGTTTCCTTTTTTTGGGGTGGTGATGCGCGCACGATTTGCGCGTGCGCGCGCCGCATGCGCGGGCACCGCGCCTGTCCACGGGTCGGACAATTTCCCGTTGTGGCGGCGCGGCGCTTGCGTTGCCCCTGGCTCACATTCCCGTCCGTCGCAGCTCGCCGGACGAGCGATGCGGGTGTCGAAAATTTCCCTCTTGAAATCCGCGATGGCCCGCCTATCTTTTCTTCCGTCGGAAATTGGTCGACCGAAAAAGGAGGTATTGAAATGACCATGAACTTGCTCAAGCAAATCGCCGGCTCCCGCCTGCCAGTCACGTTCTATCGCGACGAAGACATCGACGGTGTCAGGGTGCTTCGCGCTGCCGGCCTCGTCGTGGCGCTCGTGCCATCGCCCTCGAACCCGCTGTCGCTGTCGGGCTCTCCCTCGGCGGCCCAGGTGCTGGCGGTGACCCAGAAGGGACGCGAGGAACTGGCGAAATTCAGCTATCCGGAATCCCGACCGCCGCGCTGGCGGAACCGCTCCCCGCGGATCACCGCGTGGCGCCGCTCGAACGCCAGCGGCCCGCCGCGATCGGCCGATGCGCACACCTTGCCGCAATAGGCCCCGGCCCGAAACCAGTCTTTCTGATTCCAGATATTTGGAGGTTCCAACATGTACCGATCTTTCTTTCCACGCGACATGCTCGCCGAGATGGATCGCCTGCAGCGGGACATGCAGCAGGCATTCGACCTGGCACCCACCATCCGCGGCTTCGGCAGCAACGGATTTCCCGCACTGAACGTCGGCGCAACGCCGCAGGCCGTGGAGATCTATGCGTTTGCGCCCGGCGTCGATCCGGCCACGCTCGAAGTCAAACTCGAGCGCGGCCTGCTGACCATCGCGGGCGAGCGCAAGGGCGTGCTGCCGGCAGCCGAGGCGAAGGCGGCGGTGCACATCAACGAGCGCTTCGAGGGCGCGTTCCGCCGGATGCTCACGCTGCCCGACGATGCCGACCCGGAGGCGGTCGACGCCAAGCTGCGCGACGGCGTGCTGCGCATCACCATCCGCCGCCGCGCGTCGGCCCAGCCGCGCCGCATTTCCGTCCAGTGAGATCAAGGAGATGAACACCATGAGCAACGACATCCAGACCCAACGCGCCGGCGCGCCCGGTGCGCCCGAACAGGCCGACCGCAAGCAGGCGGCACCCCGCTATGGCAATGCGGCCTTGACGCCACCCGTGGACGTGGTCGAGGACGCGGGCGGCATCACCCTGTACGCTGACTTGCCCGGCGTTTCGCGTGAGAACCTGAACCTTCATGTCGAGGCGGAGACCTTGACCATCGAGGCGGAGTCGGCCTTGACCGTGCCCGA
This region includes:
- a CDS encoding zinc-dependent alcohol dehydrogenase; translation: MKALTYQSSKNVRVETVPDPILQEDEDIVLRVTATAICGSDLHIYRGKIPDMESGDILGHEFMGIVEDTGKAVTRVQKGDRVVVPFTIACGQCFFCAKALFAACETTNPGRGAILNKKNLRSGAGLFGYSHLYGGYPGGQAEYVRVPKANTGPLVIPPGLADEQVLFLSDILPTGYQAVVNGNVGPGSSVAIFGAGPVGLMAAASARLLGAERIFMVDEHPYRLAFAQATYGVDPINFRDIDDPAGAIVERTDFRGVDASIDAVGFEAKGSAVETVLTDLKLEGSSGKALRQAIAATRRGGVVSVPGVYAGFIHGFMFGDAFEKGLTFKMGQTHAQQHMPKLLEHIQAGQLKPEVIITHHMALEDAARGYEIFEKAEEECRKVVLTPSGPAQHRVTAAATPLP
- a CDS encoding Hsp20/alpha crystallin family protein, giving the protein MSNDIQTQRAGAPGAPEQADRKQAAPRYGNAALTPPVDVVEDAGGITLYADLPGVSRENLNLHVEAETLTIEAESALTVPDGLKTSHTEVGLGRFRRVFTLSKELDTEKVSAELAQGVLTLRIPKAEHAKPRRIEVQVA
- a CDS encoding Hsp20/alpha crystallin family protein, whose protein sequence is MYRSFFPRDMLAEMDRLQRDMQQAFDLAPTIRGFGSNGFPALNVGATPQAVEIYAFAPGVDPATLEVKLERGLLTIAGERKGVLPAAEAKAAVHINERFEGAFRRMLTLPDDADPEAVDAKLRDGVLRITIRRRASAQPRRISVQ